The Primulina eburnea isolate SZY01 chromosome 8, ASM2296580v1, whole genome shotgun sequence genome contains a region encoding:
- the LOC140840169 gene encoding probable transmembrane GTPase FZO-like, chloroplastic — protein MVISSVSPFVFPLHLAPRLFFSHPKLLICHRPTVASTSAYFYAHCVVSCGRRPVISNSAEQNPPRTLFPGGYKRPEIKVPNLVLRLSSDEVFRDNKLVLDVIDDAVADRVGIVVLTGGRGSGKMLYEAACLLKSVIRERAYLLIDERVDIAAAVNASGVLLSDQGLPTIVARNTMMDAKNESVVMPLIGRNVHTHDAASDASNLEGADFLILTVDSGRSPEQLVSSVYGRVKIPIFVMVDSFGYGTSFTKASDLLRSGASGVVVSVDELSLFKVDDLNKHFFREYASRKNVKLETSSQSFDELKTLDVENGLPGRKTVTGFKVSEEREQQLIEKERSFLLEAIDAIQRAAPLMGEISLLRDAVSQLDEPFLLVIVGEFNSGKSSVINAFLGQRYLKDGVVPTTNELTFLRYSESDTGEERCERHPDGQLLCYLPAPILKDMIIVDTPGTNVILQRQQRLTEEFVPRSDLLLFVMSSDRPLTESEVTFLRYIQQWKKKIVFVLNKSELYQNADELEEAVAFIKENTKKMLNSEHISLFPVSARSALEAKLAVSSGGLDQQEKYVMTTFQGACNFSELEKYLNQLLDSSTGAGIERMKLKLETPIQIAEQLLTACQKLVREECQQAKLDLVSVNDLLKSVKDHASKLESESLTWKRQILSRIDTTQARAIKLAESTLRLSNLDVAISYVFKGDKSSQMPATSRLRNDIIDPAVSEVQKLLEEYVTWLQSSKAGEGKFYKESFEKRWPSLNVPSIQSQLEASELLSTKHELGRRVMEDFSGAAASKLLEQEMREVFVGTVGGLGVAGLSASLLTSVLSTTLEDLLALGLCSAGGLLAISNFPASRQRVIDKVKRTANALARQIDEAMQNDLFETTNSLNNFVTLIGKPYQEVAEDRVSKLSDTLDELTAIEEKLKILQIEIQNLHVSR, from the exons ATGGTAATTTCCTCAGTTTCCCCGTTTGTATTCCCCTTGCACCTCGCACCGCGCCTTTTCTTTTCCCATCCTAAGCTACTAATCTGCCACCGTCCAACTGTTGCGAGTACCTCTGCGTACTTCTACGCGCATTGCGTCGTTTCATGTGGCAGGAGGCCTGTCATTTCAAACTCCGCGGAGCAGAATCCTCCCAGAACACTTTTCCCTGGCGGCTACAAACGTCCGGAGATCAAAGTGCCGAATCTCGTACTCCGGTTGAGTTCTGATGAGGTGTTTCGGGACAATAAGCTGGTGCTTGATGTTATCGACGATGCTGTTGCGGATAGAGTGGGTATTGTGGTGCTTACTGGTGGCAGAGGGAGTGGGAAGATGCTGTATGAAGCTGCGTGCTTGTTGAAATCGGTTATTAGGGAACGCGCCTATCTGTTGATTGATGAGCGCGTGGATATCGCTGCTGCTGTGAATGCTAGTGGCGTTTTACTTTCTGATCAAG GTCTTCCTACGATAGTGGCAAGGAATACAATGATGGATGCAAAAAATGAGTCAGTAGTAATGCCTTTGATTGGAAGAAACGTCCATACGCATGATGCTGCGTCAGATGCTTCTAATCTCGAGGGTGCTGACTTTCTTATCTTAACTGTTGATTCTGGCCGAAGTCCAGAGCAGCTAGTGAGCTCTGTGTATGGGCGCGTGAAAATTCCAATCTTTGTCATGGTTGATTCATTTGGATATGGAACATCGTTTACGAAAGCCTCAGATTTACTAAGATCAGGAGCTAGTGGTGTAGTTGTTTCGGTGGATGAGTTGAGCTTGTTCAAAGTAGATGACCTGAACAAACACTTTTTCCGTGAATATGcatcaagaaagaatgtcaaGTTGGAGACTAGCAGTCAAAGCTTTGATGAGCTCAAAACTTTGGATGTGGAGAATGGCTTGCCTGGGAGGAAGACGGTTACTGGCTTTAAAGTATCGGAAGAGAGAGAGCAACAGTTAATAGAAAAGGAGAGATCATTTTTGCTTGAAGCTATAGATGCCATCCAAAGAGCCGCACCACTG ATGGGGGAAATCTCACTTCTCAGGGATGCTGTTTCTCAACTAGATGAGCCATTTTTACTGGTTATAGTG GGAGAGTTCAACTCTGGAAAGTCGAGTGTCATAAATGCTTTTCTTGGGCAACGATACTTAAAGGATGGGGTTGTTCCTACAACTAATGAACTCACCTTTCTTCGTTATTCTGAGTCGGATACCGGAGAGGAACGTTGTGAAAGGCATCCCGACGGTcaattattgtgttatttaccGGCTCCAATTCTTAAAGAC ATGATAATTGTTGACACTCCTGGAACTAATGTGATTTTGCAAAGACAACAACGGCTCACAGAAGAATTTGTGCCACGTTCAGATTTGCTTCTATTTGTTATGTCTTCTGATCGCCCGCTGACTGAAAGTGAG GTTACTTTTCTTCGTTACATTCAACAGTGgaagaaaaaaattgttttcGTGCTGAATAAATCTGAGTTGTATCAAAATGCGGATGAG CTTGAAGAAGCTGTTGCATTCATCAAGGAAAATACTAAAAAGATGTTGAATTCTGAACACATATCCTTATTCCCTGTATCTGCACGGAGCGCGCTTGAAGCAAAACTTGCTGTTTCTTCTGGTGGTCTAGATCAGCAAGAAAAATACGTGATGACTACATTTCAGGGAGCCTGTAATTTCTCTGAACTTGAAAAGTACTTGAATCAACTTTTGGATTCCTCGACGGGGGCAGGAATTGAAAGGATGAAACTTAAGCTAGAAACCCCCATTCAGATTGCTGAACAGTTGCTCACTGCTTGTCAGAAGCTGGTCAGGGAGGAGTGCCAGCAAGCTAAACTGGACTTGGTGTCAGTGAATGATCTTCTAAAAAGTGTAAAAGATCATGCATCAAAATTGGAAAGCGAGAGCTTAACTTGGAAGAGACAAATCTTGTCTAGG ATTGATACAACACAGGCACGTGCCATTAAACTTGCAGAATCAACTTTGCGATTATCAAATCTCGATGTTGCCATTTCATATGTTTTCAAAGGAGATAAATCTTCTCAGATGCCGGCTACCTCAAGGCTTCGAAATGACATAATTGACCCGGCTGTTTCAGAAGTGCAA AAACTACTCGAAGAGTATGTGACATGGTTGCAATCTAGCAAAGCTGGTGAAGGAAAATTCTATAAAGAATCTTTTGAGAAAAGATGGCCTTCGCTTAATGTTCCATCAATCCAGTCCCAACTCGAGGCCAGTGAATTGCTAAGCACAAAACATGAATTGGGCAGGCGTGTGATGGAGGATTTTAGTGGTGCTGCTGCATCTAAACTGTTGGAGCAAGAAATGCGTGAAGTG TTTGTGGGTACTGTTGGTGGTCTTGGGGTAGCTGGTCTATCCGCATCACTTCTGACATCTGTCTTGAGTACCACTTTGGAAGATCTCCTTGCTTTGGGCCTGTGCTCTGCGGGAGG TCTGTTAGCGATTTCAAATTTTCCAGCCAGTAGGCAACGGGTTATAGACAAGGTGAAAAGAACTGCGAATGCCTTGGCACGTCAAATTGACGAAGCAATGCAAAATGATCTCTTTGAGACTACAAACAGTTTAAACAACTTTGTCACACTTATTGGAAAACCATATCAAGAGGTGGCTGAAGATCGAGTAAGCAAGCTTTCGGACACTTTAGACGAGCTAACGGCTATTGAGGAAAAACTCAAAATACTACAAATCGAAATCCAAAACCTTCACGTATCTAGGTAG